A genomic segment from Hypomesus transpacificus isolate Combined female chromosome 13, fHypTra1, whole genome shotgun sequence encodes:
- the cdk5r1b gene encoding cyclin-dependent kinase 5 activator 1b yields the protein MGTVLSLSPSYRKAALFEDGPATVGHYTAVQNSKNAKDKNMKRHSLINVLPWKRIVAVSAKKKGSKKVQPNAAYQNNVSHLNNENLKKSQSCANLSSFTQDQSTPALTKGSNNAVSSIKKAPLTNSNITAGTPKRVIVQASTSELLRCLGEFLCRRCYRLKHLSPTDPVLWLRSVDRSLLLQGWQDQGFITPANVVFVYMLCRDVVSSEVATEHELQAVLLTCLYLSYSYMGNEISYPLKPFLVESSKETFWDRCLSIINLMSTKMLQINSDPHYFTQVFADLKNESQKEEERSRLLIGLDR from the coding sequence ATGGGAACCGTcctgtcactctcgcccagctaCCGGAAAGCGGCCCTCTTCGAGGATGGCCCGGCCACCGTGGGCCACTACACGGCCGTGCAAAACAGCAAGAACGCCAAAGACAAGAACATGAAGCGACACTCACTCATTAACGTGCTGCCTTGGAAACGGATCGTGGCCGTGTCGGCCAAGAAAAAAGGCTCCAAGAAGGTGCAGCCCAACGCGGCCTACCAAAACAATGTCTCGCATCTAAACAACGAGAACCTGAAGAAGTCGCAGTCCTGCGCTAACCTGTCCAGCTTCACCCAGGACCAAAGCACACCTGCCCTGACCAAGGGCTCCAACAACGCTGTCTCCTCTATTAAGAAAGCCCCACTGACCAACTCCAACATAACCGCGGGCACGCCCAAGAGGGTGATCGTGCAGGCCTCCACCAGCGAGTTGCTACGCTGTCTGGGGGAGTTCCTGTGCCGGCGATGCTACCGGCTCAAGCACCTGTCTCCCACTGACCCGGTGCTGTGGCTGCGGAGCGTGGACCGCTCCTTGCTGCTCCAGGGCTGGCAGGACCAGGGCTTTATCACCCCTGCCAACGTGGTGTTTGTCTACATGCTCTGCCGGGACGTGGTGTCCTCTGAGGTGGCCACCGAGCACGAGCTCCAGGCGGTGCTGCTCACCTGCCTCTACCTGTCCTACTCCTACATGGGCAACGAGATCTCCTATCCACTCAAGCCCTTCCTGGTGGAGAGCTCCAAGGAGACCTTCTGGGACCGCTGCCTGTCCATCATCAACCTGATGAGCACCAAGATGCTCCAGATCAACTCAGACCCGCACTACTTCACCCAGGTGTTTGCTGACCTGAAGAACGAGAgccagaaagaggaggagaggagccgcCTGCTCATCGGCCTGGACCGGTGA
- the myo1d gene encoding unconventional myosin-Id — MWPEGKLSITEVTKRPLTAATLFKNSMISLVENLACKEPYYVRCIKPNEVKSPLLFEQERCRHQVEYLGLLENVRVRRAGFANRQTYPRFLQRYKMISEFTWPNHDLPSDKEAVKRLLQGCGFDHDVAYGKTKVFIRTPRTLFSLEDQRADMVTRIVLFLQKVWRGTIARMRYRRMRAALIILRAYRRYKVKSYIREVNRRFKNVQSMKDYGRHVKWPTPPKVLRRFEEALRSIYGRWWAWTLIKGLSPEETLQVRAKVATLEALKGQRVDLGLQRTWEGNYLKRDSPETASSFTLLSSELQRKDKFMRILFSCNVRKINRFHKSENRAVLITDRHLYKMDPLKQYKPMKNIPLYNVTGVSVSPGKDQLVVFHTKDSRDLVVCLQGMVPAGESRIGELVGALLSHFKSEKRKLQVNVTSPIQCSMNGRKCTVIVESKINQSQPDFTKSRSGYILAVPGN; from the exons ATGTGGCCTGAGGGCAAGCTGAgcatcacagaggtcaccaaGCGACCCCTGACGGCCGCCACCCTCTTCAAGAACTCCATGATCTCATTGGTGGAGAACTTGGCATgcaag GAGCCCTACTACGTCCGCTGCATCAAGCCTAACGAGGTCAAGTCCCCCCTGCTGTTTGAGCAGGAGCGCTGCCGTCACCAGGTGGAGTACCTGGGCCTGCTGGAGAACGTACGAGTGCGCAGGGCCGGTTTCGCCAACCGCCAGACCTACCCACGCTTCCTCCAGAG gTACAAGATGATCTCAGAGTTCACCTGGCCCAACCACGACCTGCCGTCAGACAAGGAGGCAGTCAAACGCCTCCTACAGGGCTGCGGCTTCGACCACGACGTGGCGTACGGCAAGACCAAGGTGTTCATCCGCACGCCGCGCACACTCTTCAGCCTGGAGGACCAGAGGGCCGACATGGTCACCAGGATCGTCCTTTTCCTCCAGAAG GTGTGGCGTGGCACCATCGCCAGGATGCGCTACCGGCGCATGCGAGCTGCACTCATCATCCTCCGGGCCTACCGGCGCTACAAGGTCAAGTCCTACATCCGCGAAGTCAACCGGCGCTTCAAAAATGTGCAGTCCATGAAGGACTACGGGAGACACGTCAAGTGGCCTACGCCCCCCAAAGTCCTGCGTCGTTTTGAAGAAGCACTAAGGAGCATCTACGGCAG GTGGTGGGCGTGGACCCTGATCAAAGGCCTGTCTCCAGAGGAGACCCTGCAGGTGAGGGCCAAGGTGGCTACCCTGGAGGCCCTCAAGGGCCAGAGGGTGGATCTGGGCCTGCAGAGGACCTGGGAGGGCAACTACCTG AAGAGAGACAGCCCTGAGACAGCCTCCTCCTTCACGCTGCTCTCCAGTGAGCTGCAGAGGAAGGACAAGTTCATGAGGATCCTCTTCTCCTGCAACGTGCGCAAG ATCAACCGTTTCCACAAGTCTGAGAACCGGGCTGTCCTCATCACAGACCGACACCTGTACAAGATGGACCCCCTGAAGCAGTACAAGCCAATGAAGAACATCCCTCTGTACAAC GTGACAGGGGTGAGTGTGTCTCCAGGGAAGGACCAGCTGGTGGTGTTCCACACTAAGGACAGCAGGGACCTGGTGGTGTGCCTACAGGGCATGGTGCCCGCTGGAGAAAGTCGTATCGGGGAACTGGTGGGCGCCCTGCTTAGCCACTTCAAAAG tgaaAAGAGGAAGCTTCAGGTGAACGTCACCAGCCCAATCCAGTGCAGCATGAACGGCAGGAAGTGCACTGTCATCGTCGAGTCCAAGatcaaccaatcacagccagACTTCACCAAGAGCCGTTCCGGTTACATCCTGGCTGTGCCCGGGAACTGA